A window of the Brockia lithotrophica genome harbors these coding sequences:
- a CDS encoding Methylenetetrahydrofolate dehydrogenase (NADP+), translating to MAIRIDGKRLAESVRREVARDVEALSARGIVPHLAVLLVGDDPASGVYVRQKVKAAQEVGIRSTVRHLPAEASEDEVLAEIAALGDDEDVDGILVQLPLPRHISEARVLEAIPPEKDVDGFTPANMGRLLTGVGEYFVPCTPQGILRILRETGVPLRGKRAAVIGRSNIVGKPTALLLLAEDMTVSVLHSRSERPEEVAREADVLVVAVGRPHLVTRDYVKPGAVVVDVGINRLEDGRLVGDVHPEVEELAGWITPVPGGVGPMTVAMLLANTRLAAVRRRER from the coding sequence GTGGCCATACGCATCGACGGCAAACGGCTCGCCGAAAGCGTCCGCCGGGAGGTGGCGCGGGATGTCGAAGCTCTTTCCGCCCGTGGAATCGTCCCGCATCTCGCCGTTCTCCTCGTGGGCGACGATCCCGCCTCCGGAGTTTACGTGCGGCAGAAGGTAAAGGCCGCCCAGGAGGTGGGGATCCGCTCGACGGTTCGGCATCTCCCCGCCGAGGCATCGGAGGACGAAGTGCTCGCAGAAATCGCGGCCCTTGGCGACGACGAGGACGTAGACGGGATCCTCGTCCAGCTTCCGCTTCCCCGCCACATCTCCGAAGCCCGCGTACTCGAGGCAATTCCCCCCGAAAAGGACGTCGATGGGTTTACGCCCGCAAACATGGGGCGTCTCCTCACGGGAGTGGGGGAGTACTTCGTCCCCTGCACTCCCCAGGGAATTCTCCGGATCCTGCGCGAAACGGGCGTACCGCTACGGGGAAAACGCGCCGCCGTAATTGGGAGGAGCAACATCGTGGGGAAGCCTACGGCGCTCCTCCTCCTCGCCGAGGATATGACCGTTTCCGTACTCCATTCGCGCTCCGAACGCCCGGAGGAAGTTGCGCGGGAGGCGGACGTCCTCGTCGTCGCGGTGGGCCGCCCGCACCTCGTCACTCGGGATTATGTGAAGCCCGGGGCCGTGGTGGTAGACGTCGGGATTAACCGGCTGGAAGACGGTCGCCTCGTCGGTGACGTTCACCCCGAGGTCGAAGAGCTCGCCGGGTGGATTACCCCCGTGCCCGGCGGTGTGGGACCAATGACCGTGGCCATGCTCCTTGCCAACACGCGTCTCGCGGCCGTTCGTCGCAGGGAGCGGTAA